TGATGCCCTCTTTATCAAAGTAATTCTCCTGCTCCGGCCGATAAAATAACCCTGTGTATGCAATAGCATCTGCTTGCTCTGCAACACTTAGCGTGTGGCGAATAGTTTCTTCGTCATCGTTCCATCCAGGAACGATAGGCCGCCAGTACAAAATAAGTTTTGTTCGGCGTTTCTGCTTGGCAATAGTCTCAATTGATTTCCGGGTAATACTGTGTGACAAAGGCTCGATTTCACCATCAGGAAGACCAGAATAAGTAACTAACAAAGTAACACGCAGGTGACGGAGTGATTCCAAAAGCTCCATGTCTTCTGCTGTGACTTTGTAGCGAGTGATGATCAGCATAAGATTTGTGAATGCTCGTTCATCTAGGAGCTGAAGAACTTTGTGGGTGTGGAGACGAACGTCAGGTAAGAAAGGGTCTGTAGCTCTGTTAAAAAGTTGCAGTGGAGTAAGATGCGGGATAAAAAACTGATGACTAACAAGGGTATTAACTGCCTCTTCATCAGTAGCTAAAATTGTAGGTTTTTTCAGATCAAAGTTATCAAAAAAATGACGAACACAGTAGGCGCAGTTGAGAGGACAACCTACAATGTGATTCAGACTTAGACCTGATTTACGATAATCTACAATATCGAGCAAAGCTGGGTGTAAAGTTATGTTGTCTATTTTAGACATAGTTGCTTCTAGAAAATTAGCTTACAGCTTAATCCGAGTATAAGGTTTGACATTAATTTGTTTCTTGTAATTTTCTATTTACTTATTAAATTGCAATATTGCCGCTTGGGAAAATTTCAGTTGATTGAGAGGGCGATCGCCTTCTACTGGCTTTATCTCATAGATGGTTGGTGGTAGCAAAACATTCGTGAGAGCGATCGCTGTCACTACCACCCAAGAAAGCTCCCGCCGCAGTTAGTTGCGCCTTATATACAGATGTTAAAAGAAAAGGTTGATATTATTAATGCAGCATAATGCAGCAATTTAGGACATAAATTATGTCTAATGTCACGATTAACCTGCCAGAAGAAGTATTTAGCGCCCGTCGCCTGAGTCCAGAAGAATTTGTGCGCGATATGCGCCTCGCTGCTGCTATCTACTGGTATCAGAAGCAGGAAATCTCGATGGAGAAAGCAGCCTCTGTTGCTGGGTTAAACCGCCGAGACTTTCTAGCTGTCCTAGCCCGTGAACAAGTGGATGTCTTCGCTGTTGATTTTGATGATTTGCAGAGCGAGTTTAACCGTGGCTGAACTGCCTGCTATCAACACATCCCCATTAATTTTTTTGACCAAGGGCGGGTTTCTCGATTTATTACAGGTCATTAGTTCATCGGTTATTGTTCCTAATGCTGTGGCCACCTATTGGCCGAACCTCGGCGATTACACGAATTATTTGCTGTCCTGAGTTGTAAACTTGTACCTTTTGCCCTTTACGATATTTGGGACTCATAATGCACCGAAAACAAAAAACTAAGACTTTAAGCGTTTCCAGTCTAACCTAGCAGGTCAAACTTGCTACATCTAGGGATCTAGTTAGCAAAGTGGAATTCACTAAAATCGCCAGTGCAACACAAGTGTAATTTTGTTGCATTTAGCTTGCCTAATGCGTAAGCTATCCGGGATGGCATTGACGGAGAGCGATCGCCCTCTGGTATTGTCAGGAGTTGGGACAGAAAGCTCTTATGAGAGTTGTTCCTAGTCAAATAAGTAACCCATCTTGACTTCACCACATTTTTAATGTTGTGCTATAATGTGTGTAACAACTCTAACAGCAACATCTGAGAAGTTAGAGAAAGCTACGTAAAGCTAAGAGTTTAGGCAAGTTGGCTAGTCAGGCTATTAGAAAGCCGTTTGAAAGCCAGGAGAAGCCAATAGAGATAGCTATTAAAAAGCAAAGTTAAACATTAATAGTTTGCTGTTTGGGTTGATGTACTAAAACATCCTCTCAAACTATGAAAAACAAAACTCTCATAAGGCTCAAGCTGGTCAGTATTGTGCTAGTCATTTTGCATAATGGTTATCTTTTATACAAAGATATACAAGACCCAGTTTTTATTCAGCTTCTACAAAACTGTGTAGAAGTTATTACTAAGTAGCAAAAAACCCCCAATGATGAGTTGGGGGTTTTTTGTAATGGATGGTTTTCAACCGTCTGCATAAATGTGTGATGGCTAACCCCCCACAGATGGATAATGGTTTAGGTATTGGAAATTTCCTTTCTGTGTACCGTAAGAATTAAGAAATTTTCAGGCTTCCATCCTTCCCTATAGCGATATCACAGTTTCAGTAGGTTCGCCCTGCGCGTGACGAGGGCGAAGATGTAAGGTGATTTCCGTATCGAGTCGCTTGAGGAAAATGAGGAGTTTGCCCTCGCTGAAGCGTTGAAACTCTCCTTTCATCAAATGAGATACTTCCGGCTGGGGAATGCCAAGAAGTTCGCTGATTTCCCGTTGTTTCAGGTTGCGTTGTTTCAAAAGGCGCAGTACCTGAATCCCTATCTTTCCCCTAGTAAAAAGTTCATCTGCATTAGATAAACCGAGGTCAGCGAATACATTGCCACTGCTTTCTTCAAAAACTGGTTCCTGTGTCATTGTTGTTTCTCCCTGGCTACCGCGTCCTTATAGCGTTGTTTAATCAGATCAACATCAGCCTGTGGAGTTTTAATACCCTGCTTTGATTTTTTTTGAAAAGCGTGCAGGACATAGATTTTTTCTCCAATCTTTACCGCATAAACAGCCCTGTAAGTATCGGTATCGTAGCGTTTGACGATTTCATACACACCACTCCCAACCCCCTTAAAAGGCTTGGCATCCATTGGTGTTTCCCCTGCTTGCACCAATTGCAGTGCATAGCCTACTGATGCACGCACCTCTTCTGGAAATGAGCGGATATTTTTGAGAGAGTCTCCCATCCAAACAAGAGGTCGTAAAGGAATTTCTATAATATCCTCATCATCTTCCATATTATATGAAATTTCCTATAAAATCAGTCAGACAATAGCA
The Nostoc edaphicum CCNP1411 genome window above contains:
- a CDS encoding UPF0175 family protein, whose amino-acid sequence is MSNVTINLPEEVFSARRLSPEEFVRDMRLAAAIYWYQKQEISMEKAASVAGLNRRDFLAVLAREQVDVFAVDFDDLQSEFNRG
- a CDS encoding type II toxin-antitoxin system RelE/ParE family toxin produces the protein MEDDEDIIEIPLRPLVWMGDSLKNIRSFPEEVRASVGYALQLVQAGETPMDAKPFKGVGSGVYEIVKRYDTDTYRAVYAVKIGEKIYVLHAFQKKSKQGIKTPQADVDLIKQRYKDAVAREKQQ
- a CDS encoding helix-turn-helix domain-containing protein, which produces MTQEPVFEESSGNVFADLGLSNADELFTRGKIGIQVLRLLKQRNLKQREISELLGIPQPEVSHLMKGEFQRFSEGKLLIFLKRLDTEITLHLRPRHAQGEPTETVISL